In Phragmites australis chromosome 17, lpPhrAust1.1, whole genome shotgun sequence, the following are encoded in one genomic region:
- the LOC133897260 gene encoding metacaspase-9 has translation MEGKKKMLATLVGCNYAGTPHELRGCINDVLAMRHVLLTRLGFAPADVTVLTDDDRSAAAVLPTGANVKRALADMVARAEPGDVLFFHYSGHGTLVPPVKPHHRGRDEAIVPCDFNLITDVDFRQLVDRVPQGASFTMVSDSCHSGGLIDREKEQIGPSVDLPLGSSTPASQRRTARRFLPYAAVLDHLSGASGIDASHHVADHLLALFGGDASPKFHQHRHDSAPPPTPRPDAGILLSGCQTDETSADVAEDDEAAAEGGKACGAFSNAVQAVLAAHPAPLSNREVVSRARKVLREQGFEQHPCLYCSDANADAPFLCQPEEPAAMAVL, from the exons AtggaggggaagaagaagatgcttgCTACGTTGGTAGGGTGCAACTACGCCGGCACGCCCCACGAGCTGCGGGGCTGCATCAACGACGTCCTCGCCATGCGCCACGTCCTCCTCACCCGCCTCGGCTTCGCGCCCGCCGACGTCACCGTGCTCACGGACGACGaccgcagcgccgccgccgtgctcccGACGGGGGCCAACGTCAAGCGCGCGCTGGCCGACATGGTGGCCCGCGCGGAGCCCGGGGACGTGCTCTTCTTCCACTACAGCGGGCACGGCACGCTCGTCCCGCCCGTCAAGCCGCACCACCGCGGCCGCGACGAGGCCATCGTGCCCTGCGACTTCAACCTCATCACAG ATGTGGACTTCCGGCAGCTGGTGGACCGTGTGCCGCAGGGCGCGAGCTTCACCATGGTGTCGGACTCGTGCCACAGCGGCGGCCTCATCGACCGCGAGAAGGAGCAGATTGGCCCCTCCGTCGACCTCCCCCTCGGCAGTAGCACACCAGCTTCCCAGCGGCGCACCGCGCGGAGATTCCTCCCGTACGCCGCTGTCCTCGACCACCTCTCCGGCGCCTCAGGCATCGACGCGTCCCACCACGTCGCCGACCACCTCCTCGCCCTCTTCGGTGGCGACGCCAGCCCCAAGTTCCACCAACACCGCCACGACAGCGCACCGCCACCGACGCCACGCCCCGACGCCGGGATCCTGCTGAGCGGGTGCCAGACGGACGAGACCTCCGCGGACGTGGCGGAGGACGACGAGGCAGCGGCAGAGGGGGGCAAGGCGTGCGGTGCGTTCAGCAACGCGGTGCAGGCCGTGCTGGCGGCGCACCCGGCGCCGCTGAGCAACCGGGAGGTGGTGAGCAGGGCAAGGAAGGTGCTGCGCGAGCAGGGGTTCGAGCAGCACCCCTGCCTCTACTGCAGCGACGCCAACGCCGACGCGCCATTCCTCTGCCAGCCGGAGGAACCGGCCGCCATGGCTGTGCTGTGA
- the LOC133897258 gene encoding uncharacterized protein LOC133897258 has product MDGASWPVRWPPPPTAPLLPSQVDGVALRHLLRPFSTQAVPEQLVASPSSSQPGQPARAGPSSELLTQVPGSYSTFGIASDLKALFENPNESNAAGLINLTRASPLGSAAPLSKYPRHGLPASSSNEQSASALGALFLNKTDDGMGTCTGEGSANEGITHGGIQFQDSSGHTLQKLPFNSTPPHHPTLLGDRIRVSCLNVGGEFFVGEAGLFGVICLCHRLRMSVAKFCEHAGGPPEKAGEIVRVENGMSIAQWFKFCIGDGGSIAGINWDWPEWACMENSPEEYRLKSLTSINSGIGSIELLGGYGKITEGAGCTNVEKLVNRPHETNYRKSVHVHEAFTKNSTSVQNATTLGLAKNHMVHTLDLNPLSMPSGSLHFKASMGRHCNGNHLVHNYGFLLEKNFDASFCNPGPSSTRVPNHDSRACRPDFPHKIFQDSLSNASNTELKFGQSSYHQSMTNLFPSVQSTVIEFQKPQLHVPLIDQNPCPKQAAKVTKSIAEHNEPPIGTGDKKQSLEVASGTKYSECDGLTDDASKNSFISLFLSHLERNSTHEPIDDILNNNEHYLSKALDVACSSDHSKNASRQIKTRANDNLSKLPLDIIHMKRRSEGISLSAASSGYNPQDAPHANSLEPLIRGDCLSHSLPSQPNAGISKICARVSYPASCMSYSHAGDESHQVAHAEIGVPCFYDKMARGRGTFECVDGLCAHRSLRAFAKFGCENGKSRCSSQEFIPSCCQNDKLTLGKSICGCCCKIKEVVSRLGFRPDHFCRTHFSSDGGPILASKPTLEGLNELCTCSTFIQRSPLCSREHILQSSCYACPIDGFHYRSSMGHATDSLTKNSLLDALKKKERGPCCDGRCCHSVVPKHLSGCGFTKQCDVRIDQIGHTGPKGKHQLQMPTRCCTLEENEKLTCQCLSNRIAGRSMSQASLCKDVFNKAMSKPYIATTERLKNVSAASVADGSLSKALTEKKGTYRDSVMSNGEPKLVFSSGSSSAVVTKFQASPEFNNAPSCAAKHSKHKNPCDEGSRIEKCSASSYVPSNTRYEEALNSFPRSQLCPSRVKRKCKKISDRSRLEEKGNDELCFGLPKKTRTLRCSAKHSESDDCARTSSQSSQKGGSQPQDEGNSFSCRVLRTKRKHPTIHLNKPVKRLHSQNKIFKGDDEQPDDKGIFRGRLNSSDRKRHVEDMITPDRTKHHQEGSPVFVRKLPKYVSLNCIVNKPNGEDACSGSAGIDSSSIATGIANDNRKFPKIVPLNLILKKAKRCHAVKPLCKTESIHLSEEKNSDCSVDSSDCSVDKYSVDNEKCSPQAEDEMQGSKMSRYSSNDLRPHV; this is encoded by the exons ATGGACGGCGCGTCGTGGCCCGTGCGGTGGCCGCCACCCCCTACTGCGCCACTGCTGCCGAGCCAG GTGGACGGCGTCGCTCTGCGCCACCTGCTCCGCCCCTTCTCCACGCAGGCGGTGCCGGAGCAGCTGGTGGCGAGTCCTTCGAGCTCGCAGCCCGGCCAGCCTGCGAGAGCGGGGCCCAGCAGCGAGTTGCTCACTCAAGTCCCGGGGAGTTACTCCACTTTCGGCATTGCGTCGGACCTTAAGGCGTTGTTTGAAAACCCGAATGAAAGCAATGCGGCTGGTCTCATTAATCTTACCCGTGCTTCTCCACTCGGCAGCGCCGCGCCTCTGTCCAAGTATCCGAGACATGGATTGCCAGCTAGCAGTAGCAACGAGCAGTCCGCCTCCGCCCTTGGAGCGCTGTTTCTGAACAAAACTGATGATGGAATGGGTACTtgtacaggagaaggttcagcTAATGAAG GCATAACACACGGTGGAATACAGTTCCAGGACTCAAGCGGGCACACACTGCAGAAATTGCCTTTCAATTcgactcctcctcatcatcctaCACTGCTTGGTGATCGTATCCGTGTGTCCTGTCTGAATGTTG GTGGAGAGTTCTTTGTGGGTGAAGCTGGGCTTTTTGGAGTCATATGCTTGTGTCATCGGTTGAGAATGTCTGTAGCTAAGTTCTGTGAG CATGCGGGAGGTCCTCCAGAAAAAGCTGGTGAAATTGTCCGCGTGGAGAATGGCATGAGTATCGCACAATGGTTCAAATTCTGCATAGGG GATGGAGGATCTATTGCTGGCATCAATTGGGATTGGCCAGAATGGGCATGTATGGAAAATTCTCCAGAAGAATACAGGTTGAAAAGTCTTACTTCAATAAACAGTGGTATAGGATCAATAGAGTTATTAGGTGGATATGGAAAAATCACTGAGGGTGCAGGATGCACTAATGTTGAGAAGTTAGTGAATAGGCCACATGAAACAAATTACAGAAAAAGTGTTCATGTGCATGAAGCTTTTACAAAGAATTCTACTTCAGTACAGAATGCCACAACTTTAGGGCTTGCTAAAAACCATATGGTTCATACATTGGACCTGAACCCTCTTAGCATGCCAAGTGGAAGCCTACACTTCAAAGCAAGCATGGGAAGACATTGCAATGGAAATCATTTGGTACATAATTATGGATTCCTTTTGGAGAAAAATTTTGATGCTTCTTTTTGTAATCCTGGGCCAAGTTCTACAAGAGTTCCAAACCATGATAGTAGGGCATGCAGGCCTGATTTCCCCCACAAAATATTCCAGGACAGTTTAAGCAATGCTTCAAACACTGAATTAAAGTTTGGGCAATCTTCTTATCATCAATCTATGACCAACCTATTTCCATCTGTGCAGTCAACAGTAATTGAATTTCAGAAACCTCAGTTACATGTGCCATTGATAGATCAAA ATCCTTGTCCAAAGCAAGCAGCCAAGGTCACCAAAAGTATAGCAGAACATAACGAACCACCAATTGGTACTGGAGATAAGAAGCAATCACTTGAAGTTGCTAGTGGCACAAAATATTCTGAATGTGATGGGCTTACAGATGACGCATCCAAAAATTCATTTATCTCATTATTTCTTTCACACCTTGAGAGGAATAGTACACATGAACCCATCGACGATATTCTCAACAATAATGAGCATTATCTTTCTAAGGCCCTGGATGTTGCATGTAGTTCTGATCATTCAAAAAATGCAAGTAGACAGATTAAGACAAGGGCTAATGATAATCTTTCAAAGTTGCCCCTGGATATTATTCATATGAAAAGGAGATCAGAGGGCATTTCTCTTTCAGCGGCTTCCAGTGGATATAATCCTCAAGATGCACCCCATGCTAATAGTCTGGAACCTTTGATCCGTGGTGATTGCCTGTCACATTCGCTGCCTAGTCAACCTAACGCTGGAATCTCCAAAATTTGCGCAAGAGTTTCATATCCTGCAAGTTGCATGAGTTACAGTCACGCAGGCGATGAATCCCATCAGGTTGCACATGCTGAGATTGGGGTTCCCTGTTTCTATGATAAAATG GCCAGGGGCCGAGGTACTTTTGAGTGTGTTGATGGCTTATGCGCACATAGAAGTTTGAGAGCTTTTGCCAAATTTGGCTGTGAGAATGGGAAATCTCGTTGTTCTTCTCAGGAGTTTATACCTAGCTGTTGCCAAAATGATAAATTAACACTGGGAAAATCGATTTGTGGATGCTGTTGCAAAATTAAGGAAGTTGTGTCCAGGCTTGGTTTTAGACCTGATCACTTCTGCAGAACTCATTTTTCTAGTGATGGTGGTCCAATTCTAGCCAGTAAGCCTACCCTGGAAG GGCTAAATGAACTTTGTACCTGCTCCACTTTTATACAAAGATCACCATTATGTTCTCGAGAACACATCTTGCAGTCTTCTTGTTATGCATGTCCCATTGATGGATTTCACTACAGAAG TTCTATGGGACATGCAACAGACAGCTTGACAAAAAACTCTCTGCTTGATGCACTTAAGAAAAAAGAACGAGGTCCTTGTTGCGATGGAAGATGCTGCCACTCTGTAGTCCCAAAACATTTGTCTGGTTGTGGTTTTACAAAGCAGTGTGATGTCAGAATTGATCAAATTGGTCATActggaccaaaaggcaaacacCAGCTGCAAATGCCTACTAGATGTTGCACATTAGAGGAGAATGAAAAATTAACATGCCAATGCTTAAGCAATAGAATTGCTGGAAGAAGTATGTCTCAAGCTTCTCTTTGTAAAGATGTCTTCAATAAAGCGATGAGCAAGCCTTATATTGCTACAACGGAGAGACTGAAGAATGTATCCGCAGCTTCAGTGGCCGATGGCAGTTTGTCCAAAGCCTTAACAGAGAAAAAGGGCACTTATAGAGATTCTGTAATGTCTAATGGGGAACCAAAGTTGGTTTTCTCTTCTGGATCGTCCAGCGCTGTGGTGACAAAGTTTCAGGCGTCACCTGAATTTAACAATGCACCCTCCTGTGCTGCTAAACATAGCAAACACAAAAATCCATGTGATGAAGGATCAAGAATTGAGAAATGTTCCGCATCCAGCTATGTCCCTTCCAATACAAGATATGAAGAAGCCCTAAATAGTTTCCCTAGATCTCAGTTGTGTCCATCTAGAGTGAAGCGCAAATGTAAAAAGATTTCTGACAGAAGTAGACTGGAGGAAAAGGGCAATGACGAACTTTGTTTTGGACTGCCAAAGAAAACTAGAACATTGAGGTGCTCTGCGAAACATTCAGAATCAGATGATTGTGCTAGGACTAGTTCCCAGTCGTCCCAAAAGGGGGGTTCTCAACCACAAGATGAAGGTAATTCATTTTCTTGCAGGGTGTTGAGAACCAAGCGAAAACATCCTACCATTCATCTGAATAAGCCTGTGAAACGGCTTCACAGCCAGAACAAGATTTTCAAAGGTGATGATGAGCAACCAGATGACAAGGGCATTTTTCGTGGACGATTAAATTCCTCTGATAGGAAAAGGCATGTAGAGGATATGATCACTCCGGATAGAACAAAACATCACCAGGAAGGGAGTCCAGTGTTTGTCCGCAAACTGCCTAAATATGTGTCTCTGAACTGCATTGTAAACAAACCTAACGGTGAAGATGCTTGTAGTGGAAGTGCTGGTATCGATTCTAGTTCAATTGCCACGGGGATAGCAAACGATAATAGAAAATTTCCCAAAATCGTTCCACTTAATCTGATTCTTAAAAAGGCTAAGAGATGCCATGCTGTTAAACCCCTCTGTAAGACAGAAAGTATCCACTTGTCTGAGGAAAAGAACTCAGATTGTTCTGTGGACAGCTCAGATTGTTCTGTAGACAAGTATTCTGTTGATAATGAAAAATGCAGTCCACAAGCTGAAGATGAAATGCAGGGTTCCAAAATGAGTAGATATTCATCTAATGACTTGAGGCCACATGTTTAG
- the LOC133897259 gene encoding uncharacterized protein LOC133897259, with product MGYTYTPTYYSGLQDTIASLCKSIMPFPFRAGRRLTADQSAARRHAEQLKWQQESFHRILHLAALHREGIVPASDVAAFRASMLATLTAPPKHPDQPAILRDRLLFLQELLYAKCVSAAEYNSSKAPLVQRLAALGVVVECPDAEASAEEWSEIDLRDPTPPAAAAGDKPKHKAFITPWKSRSRKDQDTSRPPLAQVDQNHSKNASVLMAETSPSEVVPSGKPEKGKRRHLAAIFNNGSENKEPAGTEEEVDEKETVKGKKKSSWGFDGLKKWKKAAGGDNEEAAEHAPAAPPRSSHSECRLEASPMVASGPDAKRAKKKLHSATGDDSASELLHDKVLVENTKKELSRIQAELSSTNRNLNFSDQQIETISTKLPVDKSDLKPFFPKAWCDQHGDGVITAAKKEFKEHVEEMEKQRDIAGGEGWATFEDIDLDESFNPRAFSQHQSDSAVKGKKVNESLTSSFTNPFYDEKNPFLNTNYN from the exons ATGGGCTACACGTACACGCCGACCTACTACTCGGGGCTGCAGGACACCATCGCGTCGCTGTGCAAGTCCATCATGCCATTCCCCTTCCGGGCGGGGCGCCGCCTCACCGCCGACCAGTCCGCCGCGCGCCGCCACGCCGAGCAGCTCAAGTGGCAGCAGGAGTCCTTCCACCGCATCCTCCACCTAGCGGCGCTCCACCGCGAGGGCATCGTCCCGGCCTCCGACGTCGCCGCCTTCCGCGCCTCCATGCTCGCAACGCTCACCGCGCCTCCCAAGCACCCCGACCAGCCCGCCATTCTCCGCGACAGGCTCCTCTTCCTCCAGGAGCTCCTCTACGCCAAGTGCGTCTCCGCAGCGGAGTACAACTCCTCCAAGGCGCCCCTCGTGCAGCGCCTCGCCGCGCTCGGCGTCGTGGTCGAGTGCCCCGACGCGGAGGCCTCGGCTGAGGAGTGGTCGGAGATCGACCTCCGGGACCCGACTCCTCCCGCTGCAGCGGCCGGCGACAAGCCAAAGCACAAGGCCTTCATCACGCCATGGAAGAGCAGATCCAGGAAGGACCAGGACACTTCAAGGCCGCCGCTGGCGCAAGTGGACCAGAACCACTCAAAGAACGCATCAGTCCTCATGGCCGAGACCTCCCCGTCGGAGGTTGTGCCATCCGGGAAGCCCGAGAAGGGGAAGAGGAGGCACCTGGCGGCAATTTTCAACAACGGCAGCGAGAACAAGGAGCCCGCGGGGACGGAAGAAGAAGTCGATGAGAAggagacggtgaagggcaagaaGAAGAGCTCGTGGGGGTTTGATGGGCTCAAGAAGTGGAAGAAGGCAGCTGGTGGTGacaatgaggaggcggcggagcacGCCCCGGCTGCACCGCCACGGTCATCGCACAGCGAGTGCCGGCTTGAGGCGAGCCCCATGGTTGCCTCCGGCCCGGACGCAAAGAGGGCCAAGAAGAAGCTGCATTCGGCGACGGGTGATGACTCTGCTTCCGAGTTGTTACATGATAAG GTTCTGGTGGAGAACACAAAGAAGGAGCTTTCGAGGATTCAGGCTGAGCTATCATCTACAAATCGAAACTTGAACTTCTC GGATCAGCAGATCGAGACCATCTCAACAAAGCTTCCGGTGGACAAGTCCGACCTCAAGCCCTTCTTCCCAAA GGCTTGGTGCGATCAGCACGGCGACGGCGTGATCACCGCTGCGAAGAAAGAGTTCAAGGAACATGTCGAAGAGATGGAGAAGCAGAGGGACATTGCCGGCGGCGAGGGCTGGGCTACTTTTGAGGACATCGACCTTGATGAGAGCTTCAACCCCAGGGCCTTCTCTCAGCATCAGTCAGACTCGGCTGTGAAGGGAAAGAAAGTTAACGAGAGCCTCACTAGCAGTTTCACTAACCCTTTCTATGACGAGAAGAACCCGTTCTTGAACACAAACTACAACTGA
- the LOC133897261 gene encoding protein HEAT STRESS TOLERANT DWD 1-like produces the protein MGRLKKAKKAKSNKKTKKAEASSSSNPAVASGPAKVWQPGVDALEDGEELQFDPEAYNYLRGFSIGWPCLSFDVMRDQLGLVRSEFPHTLYGVAGTQAEKASWNYIGIFKLSNIKGKKREPIPASAVDGDSDMDSDSSSDEEDEEINEDTKPVVHLKKVAHAGCVNRIRSMTQNPHLCATWGDTGHVQVWDLSIFRNSLAESETAGHKEDDIINKLSPVKVFSGHKDEGYAIDWSPLVTGRLVSGDCNKCIHLWEPTSNNWNVDANPFVGHSASVEDLQWSPTEADIFASCSVDGMILIWDIRTGKKPCVSVKAHNADVNVISWNRLASCMIASGCDDGSFSIRDLRLIKGDSLVAHFEYHKKAITSIEWSPHEPSTLAVTSEDHQLTIWDLSLEKDKEEEAEFRAKLKEQANAPEDLPPQLLFVHQGQKDLKELHWHPQIPAMIISTAADGFNVLMPSNIDTTIPGAEPSNIDTTIPAAEP, from the exons ATGGGTCGCTTGAAGAAGGCCAAGAAGGCCAAATCCAATAAAAAGACCAAG AAAGCTGAAGCCTCGTCATCATCTAATCCTGCTGTTGCGTCTGGCCCGGCTAAG GTATGGCAACCGGGTGTAGATGCACTGGAAGATGGGGAGGAGCTCCAGTTTGATCCTGAGGCCTACAATTATCTCCGAGGATTTAGCATTGGCTGgccttgcttgag TTTTGATGTTATGCGCGATCAACTTGGACTTGTCCGATCAGAGTTCCCACATACATTGTATGGTGTTGCTGGAACGCAG GCTGAGAAGGCTTCATGGAATTATATTGGTATTTTCAAGCTTTCCAACATAAAAGGGAAGAAGCGGGAACCTATACCAGCTTCAGCAGTTGATGGTGACAGTGATATGGATAGTGATAGCAgcagtgatgaagaagatgaagaaattaACGAAGATACAAAGCCTGttgtacat CTAAAAAAGGTGGCTCATGCGGGGTGTGTAAATCGGATACGCTCAATGACTCAAAACCCACATCTATGTGCTACGTGGGGAGATACTGGTCATGTTCAG GTGTGGGATTTGAGCATATTTCGTAATTCATTAGCAGAGTCAGAGACAGCTGGACACAAAGAAGACGACATAATCAACAAGCTCTCTCCTGTCAAAGTATTTAGTGGCCATAAAGATGAGGGCTATGCAATTGATTGGAGTCCACTTGTTACTGGAAGACTTGTTTCTG GTGACTGCAATAAGTGCATTCACCTATGGGAGCCAACTTCAAACAACTGGAACGTAGATGCAAATCCATTTGTTGGACActctgcaagtgttgaagatctACAG TGGAGTCCCACGGAAGCCGACATATTTGCCTCTTGTTCAGTGGATGGTATGATATTGATATGGGATATACGTACAGGGAAGAAACCATGTGTTTCTGTTAAGGCTCACAACGCTGATGTGAATGTTATCTCATGGAATAG GCTTGCTAGCTGTATGATAGCTTCAGGATGTGATGATGGCAGTTTTTCAATTCGTGATCTTAGATTAATCAAG GGGGACTCCTTGGTAGCACATTTTGAGTACCACAAGAAAGCAATTACATCTATCGAGTGGAGTCCACATGAACCATCAACATTGGCTGTAACATCTGAAGATCATCAACTCAC AATTTGGGATCTTTCATTGGAAAAAGATAAAGAAGAGGAGGCCGAATTCAGAGCGAAATTGAAAGAGCAGGCAAATGCACCTGAAGATTTGCCCCCACAACTTCTGTTTGTTCATCAG GGCCAGAAAGATCTGAAAGAATTGCACTGGCACCCACAGATACCTGCGATGATCATATCAACGGCAGCTGACGGCTTCAATGTGTTGATGCCTAGCAACATCGATACAACCATTCCAGGTGCTGAGCCTAGCAACATTGATACAACCATTCCAGCTGCTGAGCCATAG